The DNA segment TCTTATTTCCTGGGGAACGAACAAATGAACAAGTTTCCGGCCAATCGCGATTTTGCCTACTACGCCGTCAACTGGCTGCTGGATCGGCCTCAATTCACTGAAGGGATCGGGCCGAGACCGTTCACCGAATTTCGAGTGGTGTTGACCGAGCAACAAATGGCCAAACTGCGCTGGCTCTTGTTGGGCGTCCTTCCCGGCGGCATCCTGTTATTTGGCGTCCTGGTCTGGTGGCGCCGGCGCAAATGAGCATCGCATGACATGAACACCAAAAGCACCTGGATCTGGCTCGCGCTCGCGGCGATTCTGCTCGCCGCGGTGCTGGGCGTGGAGAAGTTCTGGCGCCAGCCGCCGCCGGCGGTCGCGCTGTTGCTGCCCAATTTCCGCGCCGCGACGGTGACCAGCGTGCAATACACGCCGCCAGGTCAGTTTGAAATCCGCGCCGATCGCACCAATGGCGTTTGGGAACTGGTCAAGCCCATCGTCTATCCGGCGCAGAAAGCGAGCCTCGACACGCTTTTGGAAACACTGGAGCGACTGGCCCCGCTGCAGATCATTTCCGGCGCGGAACTGCGCCATCGCACCAATGCCGACGAGGAGTTTGGTTTTCAAAACCGCCGGATGCTCACGCTGCAATCGGGTCACGACGCGCGGCCGCTGCAGTTTGGCAACCGCACCGCCCCCGGCGACGGCGTGTACGTGCAACTTGTGGGCGGCGAAAACGTGTTCGTGGTGGATGCGCAACTGTTGGATCTGCTTCCAAGCAAACCGGATGATTGGCGCGACACGACCCTGTTGGACCTGCCGCTATCGGCTTTCAATCGGTTGTCCGTTTCCAACGCTACCGTTGTCGTGCAATTGGCGCAGGCCGGCACCAATCAACCGTGGCGTTTGACCTTTCCCATCCCGGCACGGGCGGACAACGAGCGGTTGATGGCGGCGTTGCAGCAGTTGAACGCGACCCGCGTGCGCCAGTTCGTTACGGATAATCCCGCGGCCGATCTGGAGAGTTTCGGTTTCCCGACGCCGGAATTGGAATTGACCTTCGCGCGCGATACCAACGTGCTGACCACGCTGCAATTTGGCAAAAGCCCCACGAACGATTCCACGCTGATCTATGCCCGGCGCGTCGGGCAACCCTCCATCTTCACCGTGGAACGGCAAACCTTGAAGCCGTGGCAGATTTCGTTGAACGAGTTTCGCGATCCACACTTGCTCAGCGTGCTGCCGGCAGTGACCGAGATCGAGGTGAGTGGTCACGATCCGTTTGTTCTGCAACGTTCCTCCACCAACACCTGGCAATTGAAAGGCAATCCGCTGCCGGTGGACCAGGAATTGGCGGAAAGCTTATTGCTGACTCTGCCGGCCGCGCCGATTCAGCAATACAAAGATTCCATCACCACCGAGGATCTGCAGCGCTACGGCCTGGCCGAGCCACAACGCACCGTGCGGTTGTACGCGGCTCTGGGGGGAACCAACGCGCTCGCGGCCGAACTGGCCTTCAGTGCGCCCGCCACCAACGGGTTGGTGTACGTCCGGCGCGCGGATGAAAATCCGGTGTACGCCATCCGCAACACCGATTACGGCAAACTGGCCGTGGCGGATTGGCAATTGCGCGACCGGCAACTCTGGCGTTTTGTGGAAACCAATGCCGTGCGGATGATTTTGCGGCGGGGCGATCACCAACTGGACCTGCGCCGCGCCGGGGCCAATGCCTGGGCGAGCGTGCCCTCATCGCGGGCCATCAACGGGTCGGAGGTGGAAGCTGTCGTCAAGCAATTCGCCGCCTTGAACGCGGTGGCGTGGCTGGGGCGCGGGGCCGAGGCGCGCCCGGCTTTTGACATCACCACCAACAGTTTGCAGGTGCAGATCGAATTGAAGGACGGAACGCGTCATCAGGTGGAGTTTGGTCGGCCCACGCCGGACGGGTATCCCGTGGCCGCCGTTACTCTGGAGGGCACGTCGTGGTGCTTCGAGTTTCCCTTGATGCTCTACAAATACATGGAGTTCACGTTGCTTAATGCCAACGCGTTTCCCCCGTGATATGTCCGCGTCGCCGAAGGCCAAAGGCCGCCGTTTCTGGCGGCGGCTGCGGATTTATTTTCGCGGCTTCCGCATCGCCGTCTGGCTGTTGATCTTCGTGGTCGTCGCGGCGTTGGTGTACCTGAACCAGGTGGGGCTGCCCGATTTTTTGAAGCGTCCGCTGCTGGCCCAAATTCAGAAATCCGGTTTGGACGTGGATTTCAGCACGCTGCGTTTGCATTGGTCGCGCGGCTTCATCGCGAAACAAGTTCAGTTTGGCGCGGGCGCGATTACCAACAATCCGGCGTTGCCGCGCTTCACGGCGCAAGAGCTGGAGTTTAATTTTCATCTCCGCGCGTTGCTGGAAGGACAGGTGCGTCTGGACTCGGTCATTCTGCGCCAGGGGGAATTGCAATGGACGTTGCCCGCCACCAACGGGACGCCCCGCGCGCTGACCATCAGCAACATTGAATCCAGCCTGAAATTACAGCCGGAAGAGCGCTGGTCGTTGGACGATTTCCGCGCGCAATTCGGCGGCGTTAATTTCTATGCGCACGGCGTGGTGACCAATGCGCCCGCGTTGTTCAAGCATCGCCGACGCACCACCGGCACGGGCGCGCCAACGCCCGGACCGAAGCCGCCCGAACCCGGGCGCGCCCGCTTCGATCTGGCCCGCTTGGAACAGCTCGCCGAACTCCTCGCGCAAATCAAATTCGCCACCCCGCCGGAACTGCGAGTGGAGGTGTCCGGCGATGGCGCCAAGCTGCGGTCTTTCGATGCGCGGCTGATCGTCAAAGCGCCGGCGGCGGAAACCCCGTGGGGCGCCGGCGAAAATCTACTGTTGCTGGCGCGTTTGTCGCCGCCAAGCGGCAATGAACAGTCGCGCCTCGAATTGAGTTTGCAGGCAGGTCAGGCCCGGACGGAATGGGCGAGCACGGTGAATTTGGAATTGGAGTTGCGCCTAGATACGATCATTACGCGTCCGGATCAAATCAACAGTCACCTGATCTTGCGCGCCGATGAAGCCGAAAGCCGCTGGGCCAGCGTGCGGGGCGGACAATTGAAAGCGGGCTGGGTGCAGCACACCACGAATCCCATTCCGCATCAGATCGAGATTGAAGCTCATGCCGACCGGGCCAACTCCTGGTTGACCCGCGCGGCGGACGTAAATTTTGCCGCGCGTCTGGAGCCATTGCCCGAGCCGCCCGAACCGGCAGCGGCTCTCAGTTATTGGAACCAGCTGTTGCCGTATCAAATCCAGTGGGCGGCCAATCTCGGGCGCTTGCGCTCCGTGTTGCTCCAGGCGGATCAATTGAACGTGGCCGGAGACTGGCGCGCTCCGTCACTCGCCATCACGAATCTGCAGGCGCAACTCTACGGAGGCAGCGTGACCAGTGCCGCGCGGTTAAATGTTCAGACGCGCGAAGTGACCGTCCAATGCGCGGCGAATTTCGACCCGCTCACCATTTTACCGTTGCTGCCTCCCGCAGCGCAAAATTGGTTGGGAAAATTTACCTGGGCGCAAGCGCCGCGCGTGCAGGGCGAGCTGGCGGTGACGTTGCCCGCCTGGACAAACGCCGCTCCCGACTGGCGGGGCGAGTTGGGGTCCACCTTGTGGCTGTCCGGCCAGACGGTGGTGACCAACGGCACGTATCGTGGCATTCGCGCGGATTGGGCCACCACGCATTTCCAGTTCTCAAATCAGGTCTGGAATTTGCCCGATCTCACCGTTGGCCGGCCCGAGGGGAAATTGCAATTGTCCCTGGAAGCGGACCCCGTCACGCAGGACTATTATTGTCGCCTGCGCAGCACGATTGATCCCATGGCGCTGCTGCCGGCGTTGGAGCCCGAGATTCAACGCGGTCTTGGGTTCTGCGAGTTTGGTCAGCCGCCCACGGTGGACGGCGAGTTGTGGGGACGCTGGTATGATCACAGTCGTTCCGGCTTTCGCGGTCAGATCGCGCTGACCAACGTGGCGTTTCGCGGTCAGATCGCCGACGTTGCCATGACGAAACTGGAATATACCAATCTGGTGGTGACGTGCGAAACGCCGCGCGTTTGGAGCGGCGCGCAATATGCCGCAGCCGAGGCCGTGGTCGCTGATTTCAATGCGCAACGGGTGTACTTCACCAACGCTTTCAGCACCTTCGCGCCCAGCAACATTGTCCAGGCGATCGGGCCGGTCGTCGAACACGCGTTGGCCCCTTACCATTTTGGCGACCCGCCGATAGCGCACGTCTCGGGTCACGCGCCCATGCACGACCCGAGCGATGCGTATTTGATTTTCGAGGGCACGGGGAAAAACTTTTCCGCGCTGAATCTTCAGACTTCCAATTATCAGGCCAAAGTGATTTGGGCGGGAGAAACGCTGACCGTGACCAACGTGGTGGGAGAATTTTATGGCGGCGCGGCGGAAGGTTGGGCGCATTTCGTCTTTGACGAGCCGGACGAGGCGAATTACGCGTTTGCCATCAACACGACCAACACGCATTTGCCGGCGCTGGTCACCGCTTTGACGCAGGAGACCAATCAACTGGAAGGCTGGCTGACCGGTCAATTGATGATCACCAATGCCAATACGGAAAGCATCAAGACGTGGGCCGGTTCCGGCGCGGCGGTATTGCGCGATGGCCTGCTGTGGGAGCTGCCCATCTTCGGCATCCTTTCCGAGCCGCTGGATGCCTTGATGCCGGGAGTGGGCAACAGCAAATTCACCGAGGCCCGGGGCAGTTTCAGTTTTGGTCACGGAGAGATCGCTTCCGCCGATCTGCAAATGCGCTCCAGTGTGATGCGCCTGAAATATCGCGGCACGGTGGATTTTGACGGCCACCTGGATGCGCGGGTGATTGGCGAACCATTGCGCGACACGCCGGTGGTCGGCTCCTTGGTGAGCACCATTTTATCGCCGGTGGCTTATCTGTTCGCGTACCGCTTGACCGGCACCTTGGAAAATCCCCAATCCGAACCGGTCTATATTCCGCGACTGTTGCTCGTGCCGTTCAGTCCGTTTCAGACCATTGGCAATTTGTTTTCCAGCGAGGGCGATAAATCTGCGACGGAAAAATTTTCGCCCGTGCCGGAGTCCGAATAGGCGCTTCGCGTGATGCGCCTCCACTCTCGAACCGTTCCAAGCCTGATCGTCACCTCAATGGTGTTGCCGCCGATGGAGGGAGATCACGGTTCGCTCACTTCTTGACCGACGCGTCTTTCTCCGGCTCTTTGGAGCTGACCTCGGGATTTCGTTTGGCGAGAATGGCGGCCACGATTTTCTCGGCGAGTTCCGGTTTTTCAATCAAAGCCTTTTTCGCCGCCTCGCGTCCTTGCCCAATCAGTTCCCCCTCGAATTGAATCCACGCGCCGCGCTTGTCCAACGCGCCGGAGTCAATGCCCATGTCGAGAATGCTGCCTTCCTTGTCAATGCCGTGGTTGTAAATGATGTCGAACTCCGCTTCGGTGAACGGTGGCGCCACCTTGTTTTTGACCACCTTCACTTTGACGTGATTGCCAATCGCCGCGCCGGTCGAGTCCTTGAGCGTATCTTTGCGGCGAATATCCAGGCGCACGCTGGCGTAAAATTTCAGTGCCTTGCCCCCGGGCGTCGTTTCGGGATTGCCAAACATCACCCCGACTTTTTCGCGCAACTGATTGGTGAACACGCAAGTCGTCCGGGATTTGTTGAGAATCGCCGTGAGCTTGCGCAACGCCTGCGACATTAACCGCGCCTGCATGCCCATCGTGGCCATGCCCATATCGCCCTCCAGCTCGGCCTTCGGCACCAGCGCGGCCACGGAGTCCACCACGATGACATCGAGCGCGTTGGAACGGGCGAGGGTTTCGCAAATGGTCAAAGCTTCCTCGCCCGAGTCGGGTTGTGAAACCAGCAAGTCATCGAGATTCACGCCCAGCTTTTTCGCGTAAGCGGGATCCAGCGCGTGTTCCGCGTCAATGAACGCAGCCAGGCCGCCCGCTTTTTGCGCGTTGGCAATGACGTGCAGCATGAGGGTGGTCTTGCCGGAAGATTCCGGTCCAAAAATTTCCACGACGCGACCCCGCGGCACCCCGCCGACGCCCAGCGCCAGGTCCACAGCCAGCGAACCAGTGGGAATGACCTCGATCTTTTTCAACGCCTGCGCGGTGCCGAGCCGCATAATGGCGCCCTCGCCGTAACTTTTGGTGATGGTGGAAATGGCGGCATCCAATTCGCGCGAGCGGGCGGCGGCCTGTTTGGCGGCTTCAGTCTGTTTGGATTCCGTGGCCGTTTTGTCGGTGGTTTTTGGTGGCATAAACTGGAGGCAAAATCGTGGTTTGCGATTTGTTTCTTGTCAAAAGCGACCTTAGCCAACTGCTGAAAGCGAGTCAATGTCGCGCGCGCAAAATCTGGCTACACAAAATCTTTCCGCCGGAGGTGGGAGACGCGCCCGCCTGGCGGTGCGGGCAGGTTTTACTCCGCTCTCCAGACCAGTTAGATCAGGGACAAATGTTTCAA comes from the Verrucomicrobiia bacterium genome and includes:
- a CDS encoding DUF4340 domain-containing protein, with amino-acid sequence MNTKSTWIWLALAAILLAAVLGVEKFWRQPPPAVALLLPNFRAATVTSVQYTPPGQFEIRADRTNGVWELVKPIVYPAQKASLDTLLETLERLAPLQIISGAELRHRTNADEEFGFQNRRMLTLQSGHDARPLQFGNRTAPGDGVYVQLVGGENVFVVDAQLLDLLPSKPDDWRDTTLLDLPLSAFNRLSVSNATVVVQLAQAGTNQPWRLTFPIPARADNERLMAALQQLNATRVRQFVTDNPAADLESFGFPTPELELTFARDTNVLTTLQFGKSPTNDSTLIYARRVGQPSIFTVERQTLKPWQISLNEFRDPHLLSVLPAVTEIEVSGHDPFVLQRSSTNTWQLKGNPLPVDQELAESLLLTLPAAPIQQYKDSITTEDLQRYGLAEPQRTVRLYAALGGTNALAAELAFSAPATNGLVYVRRADENPVYAIRNTDYGKLAVADWQLRDRQLWRFVETNAVRMILRRGDHQLDLRRAGANAWASVPSSRAINGSEVEAVVKQFAALNAVAWLGRGAEARPAFDITTNSLQVQIELKDGTRHQVEFGRPTPDGYPVAAVTLEGTSWCFEFPLMLYKYMEFTLLNANAFPP
- a CDS encoding AsmA-like C-terminal region-containing protein, whose translation is MSASPKAKGRRFWRRLRIYFRGFRIAVWLLIFVVVAALVYLNQVGLPDFLKRPLLAQIQKSGLDVDFSTLRLHWSRGFIAKQVQFGAGAITNNPALPRFTAQELEFNFHLRALLEGQVRLDSVILRQGELQWTLPATNGTPRALTISNIESSLKLQPEERWSLDDFRAQFGGVNFYAHGVVTNAPALFKHRRRTTGTGAPTPGPKPPEPGRARFDLARLEQLAELLAQIKFATPPELRVEVSGDGAKLRSFDARLIVKAPAAETPWGAGENLLLLARLSPPSGNEQSRLELSLQAGQARTEWASTVNLELELRLDTIITRPDQINSHLILRADEAESRWASVRGGQLKAGWVQHTTNPIPHQIEIEAHADRANSWLTRAADVNFAARLEPLPEPPEPAAALSYWNQLLPYQIQWAANLGRLRSVLLQADQLNVAGDWRAPSLAITNLQAQLYGGSVTSAARLNVQTREVTVQCAANFDPLTILPLLPPAAQNWLGKFTWAQAPRVQGELAVTLPAWTNAAPDWRGELGSTLWLSGQTVVTNGTYRGIRADWATTHFQFSNQVWNLPDLTVGRPEGKLQLSLEADPVTQDYYCRLRSTIDPMALLPALEPEIQRGLGFCEFGQPPTVDGELWGRWYDHSRSGFRGQIALTNVAFRGQIADVAMTKLEYTNLVVTCETPRVWSGAQYAAAEAVVADFNAQRVYFTNAFSTFAPSNIVQAIGPVVEHALAPYHFGDPPIAHVSGHAPMHDPSDAYLIFEGTGKNFSALNLQTSNYQAKVIWAGETLTVTNVVGEFYGGAAEGWAHFVFDEPDEANYAFAINTTNTHLPALVTALTQETNQLEGWLTGQLMITNANTESIKTWAGSGAAVLRDGLLWELPIFGILSEPLDALMPGVGNSKFTEARGSFSFGHGEIASADLQMRSSVMRLKYRGTVDFDGHLDARVIGEPLRDTPVVGSLVSTILSPVAYLFAYRLTGTLENPQSEPVYIPRLLLVPFSPFQTIGNLFSSEGDKSATEKFSPVPESE
- the recA gene encoding recombinase RecA; amino-acid sequence: MPPKTTDKTATESKQTEAAKQAAARSRELDAAISTITKSYGEGAIMRLGTAQALKKIEVIPTGSLAVDLALGVGGVPRGRVVEIFGPESSGKTTLMLHVIANAQKAGGLAAFIDAEHALDPAYAKKLGVNLDDLLVSQPDSGEEALTICETLARSNALDVIVVDSVAALVPKAELEGDMGMATMGMQARLMSQALRKLTAILNKSRTTCVFTNQLREKVGVMFGNPETTPGGKALKFYASVRLDIRRKDTLKDSTGAAIGNHVKVKVVKNKVAPPFTEAEFDIIYNHGIDKEGSILDMGIDSGALDKRGAWIQFEGELIGQGREAAKKALIEKPELAEKIVAAILAKRNPEVSSKEPEKDASVKK